One genomic window of Leptospira harrisiae includes the following:
- a CDS encoding glycosyltransferase family 2 protein has product MTNKTLVIIPAYNEADTIEEVVRGAIVYADVSVTDDASKDATPAILAKLQKEFGKRLHVIRHEKNTHIPKGIQDGMKYAVQKGYDWVITMDAGLSHDAGYLKDFQSFPNCDLVIGSRTSTVNVPMYRKFISWLAAKVMNYCLSKGIFNLFGANLRDCTSGYRRYSKPMVQKIADYPLESVAFDFHMEALSIVANNDGSIQELSIRYVFSNSSFNRKVLKLAIQFAKKLLLRKWKLIPQYP; this is encoded by the coding sequence ATGACAAATAAAACCTTAGTCATCATTCCTGCATACAATGAAGCCGATACCATTGAAGAAGTGGTTCGGGGTGCAATCGTATATGCAGATGTTTCTGTCACGGATGATGCTAGTAAAGATGCGACACCCGCCATTTTGGCAAAATTACAAAAGGAATTTGGCAAACGCCTTCATGTCATTCGCCATGAAAAAAATACTCATATCCCAAAAGGAATCCAAGATGGCATGAAGTATGCTGTACAAAAAGGGTATGATTGGGTGATTACAATGGATGCCGGTCTTTCGCATGATGCGGGATATTTGAAAGATTTCCAATCTTTCCCAAATTGTGATTTAGTCATTGGTTCCAGAACTTCTACCGTAAATGTACCAATGTATCGTAAGTTCATATCCTGGTTAGCTGCGAAAGTGATGAACTATTGTTTATCCAAGGGAATCTTCAATCTTTTTGGTGCAAACTTACGAGACTGCACAAGTGGCTACAGAAGGTATTCAAAACCGATGGTTCAAAAAATTGCAGATTACCCTTTGGAATCTGTAGCTTTTGATTTCCATATGGAAGCTCTTTCAATCGTTGCCAACAATGATGGATCCATTCAGGAATTGTCCATCCGTTATGTTTTTTCCAATAGCAGTTTTAACCGTAAAGTTTTGAAACTAGCCATCCAATTTGCAAAAAAACTTTTGTTACGAAAATGGAAACTGATCCCTCAATATCCGTAA
- a CDS encoding adenine phosphoribosyltransferase encodes MSIVKSKIRTIPDYPKPGILFRDITSLLIDPEGFQLTIGMFVERYQNAKLNKIAAIDARGFIPGAALAFQLGVGFVPIRKKGKLPGTTISESYALEYGVDHVEIHTDAISPGDRVLIMDDLIATGGTLEASIKLIQNLKGVIHECSTIINLPDLGGAKRIKDTYGIDVFSICEFEGH; translated from the coding sequence ATGTCCATTGTTAAATCAAAGATTCGTACCATTCCCGATTATCCAAAACCAGGAATTCTATTTCGCGATATTACTTCCCTTCTCATTGATCCGGAAGGATTCCAACTCACCATTGGGATGTTTGTAGAACGATACCAAAATGCTAAACTGAATAAAATTGCGGCCATTGATGCGAGGGGTTTTATCCCTGGGGCGGCATTGGCTTTCCAACTCGGCGTTGGATTTGTGCCCATCCGAAAAAAAGGGAAATTGCCAGGCACCACTATTTCCGAGTCTTATGCATTGGAGTATGGAGTGGACCATGTAGAAATCCATACTGACGCCATTAGCCCTGGGGACCGTGTTTTGATTATGGATGATTTGATTGCTACCGGCGGAACTCTGGAAGCATCCATCAAACTCATCCAAAATTTAAAAGGTGTGATTCATGAATGTTCCACAATTATCAACTTACCCGATTTAGGTGGTGCGAAACGAATTAAAGATACATACGGAATTGATGTATTTTCTATTTGTGAATTTGAAGGACACTGA
- a CDS encoding ATP-binding protein, translated as MKTSFSILAAFFCIGDLTILCDTLFLENQILNQPHIISTYLVFESFILLFFGLQFPTFFRNFSRLVVICSFVLGMGIMLLFVDLGLLNEVYPNASLILLKYYYNTYYALAFFAFSYLIIAKLRFNFPAIQKFMEYIYFATFFACVFFLILCFFSDWIPLTTKYFLHSFLFMNLLFLFCFAVFLFHYSFTEDYLTHPFSSIFERSTKIFEEQIPATRSNSRLIKEKLWSLYDKRNWRHIMDSFWFQILVDETLDNALEHGGKREDDIITVHVFESRKFIDVYVIDSGKGFNPRKIPSPIESDRKLVTGGRGIHILKKLFVVRWNFLGNEVSIRVDKTKNSDWKSAT; from the coding sequence ATGAAAACAAGTTTTTCAATCCTCGCTGCTTTTTTCTGTATCGGAGATTTGACAATCCTTTGTGATACTTTGTTCTTAGAAAACCAAATCTTAAACCAACCCCATATCATCTCTACCTATTTAGTTTTCGAATCATTTATCCTTTTATTCTTTGGATTACAATTTCCTACATTCTTTCGTAACTTTTCTCGTTTGGTAGTCATTTGTTCTTTTGTATTGGGAATGGGGATTATGCTTTTATTTGTGGACTTGGGGTTACTCAATGAAGTATATCCCAATGCAAGTCTCATTTTATTGAAATATTATTATAATACATATTATGCGTTGGCTTTTTTTGCGTTTTCTTATTTGATCATTGCCAAATTACGATTCAATTTCCCAGCAATTCAGAAGTTTATGGAGTATATTTATTTTGCTACTTTCTTTGCCTGTGTCTTTTTTTTGATTCTTTGTTTTTTCTCAGATTGGATCCCGCTAACAACCAAATATTTTTTGCATTCATTTCTATTTATGAACCTTTTGTTTCTCTTTTGTTTTGCCGTTTTTTTATTCCATTATTCCTTTACAGAGGACTATTTAACTCATCCGTTTTCTTCTATTTTTGAGCGGTCTACAAAAATTTTTGAAGAACAAATCCCTGCCACAAGATCCAATTCCAGACTCATCAAAGAAAAACTTTGGAGTTTGTATGACAAAAGAAATTGGCGTCATATTATGGATAGTTTTTGGTTTCAGATACTTGTGGATGAAACCTTAGACAATGCCTTAGAACATGGGGGTAAAAGAGAAGATGATATTATTACGGTACATGTATTTGAATCACGTAAGTTCATTGATGTTTATGTGATTGATAGTGGAAAGGGATTCAATCCACGCAAAATTCCCAGTCCCATCGAGTCGGACAGAAAATTAGTAACAGGCGGAAGAGGGATTCATATTCTGAAAAAACTCTTTGTGGTTCGTTGGAATTTTCTTGGGAATGAAGTGAGCATCCGAGTCGACAAAACAAAGAATTCTGATTGGAAATCCGCAACCTAA
- a CDS encoding NAD-dependent epimerase/dehydratase family protein yields the protein MANKVLVTGGCGFLGSHVCELFRKEGWDVVSFDNMTKYELKRTGYGSDATRDYNWNYLKSLGVTMVRGDIRNLEHLIDRSADCDYIIHTAAQPAMTISWEDPELDFSTNVIGTFNVMEAARKHKIPVVNTSSIHVYGNSINDSLTEGKTSYERNPVEISVEQPTMVGQISPLHASKMSAEHYVRSYTDMYGVKAASFRFTGIYGERQFGGEDHGWVANFAIRSVFGLPLRIFGTGKQTRDILHAEDGAKSYLEFFKNPIPGVYNIGGASPHKISLLECIHLIGEILGKKQEILFEVERPGDMRYFICDIKEAKKFGFNPKILPKEGVTRLLKWIEANKDVFNITGK from the coding sequence ATGGCGAATAAAGTATTGGTAACAGGCGGATGCGGATTTTTAGGATCCCATGTTTGTGAATTATTTCGTAAAGAAGGTTGGGATGTTGTTAGTTTTGACAACATGACAAAATATGAATTAAAACGGACAGGTTATGGATCGGACGCCACTCGTGATTATAACTGGAATTATTTAAAGTCTCTAGGTGTCACAATGGTAAGAGGTGACATTCGGAATTTAGAACATCTGATCGATCGTTCTGCGGATTGCGATTATATCATCCACACAGCTGCACAACCTGCCATGACTATCTCTTGGGAAGATCCTGAACTTGATTTTTCAACCAATGTGATCGGAACGTTTAATGTGATGGAAGCTGCTCGTAAACATAAAATTCCTGTTGTGAATACTTCTTCCATCCATGTGTATGGAAATTCTATTAATGATAGTTTAACGGAAGGAAAAACCTCTTACGAAAGAAATCCTGTAGAGATTTCTGTAGAACAACCAACTATGGTGGGCCAAATTTCTCCCCTTCACGCTTCGAAGATGAGTGCTGAACACTATGTACGTTCTTATACTGATATGTACGGCGTAAAGGCAGCTAGCTTTCGTTTTACTGGAATTTACGGCGAACGTCAGTTTGGTGGTGAAGATCATGGTTGGGTGGCAAACTTTGCTATTCGTTCTGTTTTTGGATTGCCACTTCGTATTTTCGGAACAGGGAAACAAACTCGAGATATTTTACATGCAGAAGATGGTGCTAAATCATATTTAGAATTTTTTAAAAATCCGATTCCCGGCGTATATAATATTGGTGGTGCTAGCCCGCATAAAATTTCCCTTTTAGAATGTATTCATTTGATTGGAGAAATTCTGGGTAAAAAACAGGAAATTCTTTTTGAAGTGGAAAGACCGGGAGACATGCGTTATTTTATTTGCGACATCAAAGAAGCAAAAAAATTCGGATTTAATCCAAAAATTCTACCAAAGGAAGGTGTCACGCGACTTCTCAAATGGATTGAAGCAAACAAGGACGTATTCAATATTACTGGGAAGTAA
- the htpX gene encoding protease HtpX gives MTWIKRIGFFLLTNILIMTTISIVTTLLGSMGFSIRAYGLDLTRLIVFCLMWGMAGSFISLLLSKMMAKWTMGVKIIDPKKASAPEMDVYRRVQSLAQRAHLPMPEVGIYESPEVNAFATGPSKSSALVAVSTGLLNRMNAQELDGVLAHELTHVANGDMVTLTLIQGVVNSFAMFISRIIAYLAANAVKEEMAHIVRIVVTIVLDIAFSILGSMAVAYFSRQREFRADAGGAKLAGRESMISALESLRQMVEMPEDPRGEALASFKISSNKGGFLSLFATHPALEERILALKQMR, from the coding sequence ATGACTTGGATCAAACGAATCGGTTTTTTCCTGTTAACCAATATTTTGATTATGACTACGATCTCTATCGTAACCACCTTACTTGGTTCGATGGGATTTAGTATCCGTGCTTATGGTTTAGATCTAACGCGTCTCATTGTATTCTGTTTGATGTGGGGTATGGCGGGATCATTCATTTCGCTTTTACTTTCTAAAATGATGGCGAAGTGGACGATGGGTGTCAAAATCATCGATCCTAAAAAAGCTTCTGCACCTGAGATGGATGTTTATCGCAGAGTACAATCTTTGGCACAAAGAGCACACCTTCCCATGCCGGAAGTTGGTATTTACGAATCTCCTGAAGTGAATGCTTTCGCAACAGGACCAAGTAAATCCAGCGCACTCGTTGCTGTTTCCACTGGTCTTCTCAATCGAATGAATGCACAAGAGTTGGATGGTGTACTCGCTCACGAACTAACACATGTTGCCAACGGTGATATGGTGACTCTTACCCTCATCCAAGGGGTTGTGAACTCATTTGCGATGTTTATCTCTCGTATCATTGCCTACTTGGCAGCCAATGCAGTAAAAGAAGAGATGGCACATATCGTAAGAATTGTTGTGACAATCGTTCTAGACATTGCATTCTCGATTCTTGGTTCAATGGCTGTTGCTTATTTCTCACGCCAACGTGAGTTCCGAGCAGATGCTGGTGGTGCCAAACTTGCGGGTAGAGAATCTATGATTTCTGCTTTAGAATCATTGCGACAAATGGTAGAGATGCCAGAAGATCCGAGAGGCGAAGCTTTGGCTTCCTTTAAGATCTCTTCCAACAAAGGTGGATTTCTTTCCCTATTTGCAACCCACCCTGCATTAGAAGAAAGAATTTTGGCTCTCAAACAAATGAGATAA
- a CDS encoding S1C family serine protease gives MPAISEKKAVTPNMVDSNKLMQKQKKILISPFYFASTILFLISLFLIPLTAKESSQSIDEIKKSVVQIRVFSQAKDPFSPWMSSGISASTGSGFLISKNRILTNAHVVSNAKFMETQRNNQTEWYELKVLFIAHDCDLALLEVSDPKFYEDSNYLELGSLPELASPVDIIGYPIGGSKISVSRGIVSRIEQSTYAHSQIDSHLVVQVDAAINPGNSGGPALQDGKVVGVAFQASTKGENIGYIIPTAVIQHFLKDIEDGIYHGYVELGIQTQPSYSESHRQYYGIPNGEEGVFVTKVLKAGSADGFLKAGDYLTAIDGRKIGRNGNLLETNSIDFLEVVDNKFAGDEIRFDLIRDKKKINVKFPAKKMIQMENQRARYGINYDYLMFGGLLFQTVNRDLLEAWSKNGQTQGGSLLVYRFYDATTLSDGQSEDVVLYRKLPHPINSNSDFYLNMVVEFVNGTKVKNLNHLKELLQTSTDKTIRIQFYGIQLPMILDREESEKVDLEIKKSYHLTGN, from the coding sequence ATGCCCGCAATCAGCGAAAAAAAGGCGGTAACTCCAAATATGGTGGATTCAAACAAACTCATGCAAAAACAAAAAAAAATTCTCATCTCCCCATTTTACTTTGCGAGTACTATTTTATTTTTAATCAGTTTATTCCTAATTCCTCTCACTGCGAAAGAATCCAGTCAATCCATTGACGAAATTAAGAAATCTGTAGTCCAAATCCGAGTTTTTTCACAAGCAAAAGACCCCTTTTCCCCTTGGATGTCGTCTGGAATTTCAGCTTCTACCGGATCAGGATTTTTAATTTCCAAAAACCGTATCCTAACCAATGCCCATGTTGTTTCAAATGCTAAATTTATGGAAACCCAAAGAAACAACCAAACGGAATGGTATGAATTAAAAGTATTGTTCATCGCCCATGATTGTGATTTGGCATTACTTGAAGTTTCTGATCCAAAATTTTATGAAGATAGTAATTATTTAGAATTAGGTAGTTTGCCAGAACTTGCAAGCCCAGTTGACATCATTGGATACCCCATAGGTGGTAGCAAAATTTCTGTTAGTCGAGGAATAGTATCTAGAATAGAACAATCCACTTATGCACATTCACAAATTGATAGCCATTTGGTTGTCCAAGTGGATGCAGCGATTAATCCAGGGAACTCTGGGGGACCTGCCCTGCAAGATGGAAAAGTGGTTGGAGTTGCATTCCAAGCTTCAACTAAAGGAGAAAACATTGGTTATATCATTCCAACAGCAGTCATTCAACATTTTTTGAAAGACATTGAAGACGGTATTTATCATGGATATGTGGAGTTAGGAATCCAAACACAACCATCTTATTCTGAATCACATCGACAATATTATGGAATTCCCAATGGAGAAGAAGGAGTTTTTGTTACTAAGGTTTTAAAAGCAGGTTCTGCCGATGGATTTTTAAAAGCTGGAGATTATTTAACTGCCATTGATGGACGTAAAATTGGTAGAAACGGAAACTTATTAGAAACAAACTCAATCGATTTTTTGGAAGTGGTAGATAATAAATTTGCGGGAGATGAGATCCGATTTGATCTTATCCGAGATAAGAAAAAAATAAACGTAAAGTTTCCTGCTAAAAAAATGATTCAAATGGAAAACCAAAGAGCCAGGTATGGAATCAATTACGATTATCTTATGTTTGGTGGTCTTTTATTTCAAACAGTCAATCGAGATCTATTAGAAGCTTGGAGTAAAAATGGACAAACGCAAGGTGGAAGTCTTTTAGTTTATCGATTCTATGATGCCACAACTCTTTCCGACGGGCAATCAGAGGACGTTGTATTATATCGAAAGTTACCTCACCCAATTAATTCCAATTCTGATTTTTATTTGAATATGGTAGTAGAATTTGTTAATGGAACGAAGGTAAAAAACCTAAATCATTTAAAAGAGCTTCTGCAAACTTCCACAGACAAAACAATTCGTATCCAATTTTACGGAATCCAACTGCCTATGATTTTGGATCGCGAAGAATCAGAAAAAGTAGATCTAGAAATTAAAAAATCATACCACCTAACAGGAAATTAA
- a CDS encoding PDZ domain-containing protein gives MNLLSQIFRHVFIFSFFLFAGQVHSKSIPVGMTDASILQVKVTVQYPHFIQPWRFKNPEIRQSTGIYIGDNRVLIPAQAVYFYTSIEIKKPDALKVFTADLERMDPDLGLAILKFSDPNASKDLKAVTFSNEIFLPGTGLVMESKDQRNLEEKKIRMIRLDMESYSSGYVELPFIEIQSEEKLDGVGELIVDVSSRIPQGILYQFKENNTGRVIPTFSIKHFIEGKNFPFKGFRFKPLIDSATRNYYGLRKDDLGVLVAEIYPGSPAEGILQLEDVLLEVSNFRIDPKGYFDHPKFGKLNVSYLFHNTNDSDSPSGKKIKLKVFRNKKPVSLELDLKPISESSIRIPYGNSRFQTPKYLMLAGMIFQELSEQYLTEHGNQWRNRVSKELLYLNDFYRIKRNSNEGKVVFLSQVLPLSGNKAYHTAQQMILKTVNGNQIQSLEQLQSLIKGTTTPFIHFVMSDGFELIFKKEEIQSLNAEAKQSFQIPKDSNF, from the coding sequence ATGAATTTATTGAGCCAAATTTTTCGACACGTTTTCATTTTCTCTTTTTTTCTTTTTGCAGGACAGGTTCATTCCAAATCAATTCCAGTTGGTATGACAGATGCATCTATCCTCCAAGTGAAGGTGACGGTCCAGTATCCTCATTTCATCCAACCTTGGAGGTTTAAAAATCCAGAGATCCGACAATCAACGGGGATTTACATTGGTGATAACAGAGTTTTAATTCCTGCGCAGGCAGTTTATTTTTACACAAGTATCGAAATTAAAAAACCAGATGCACTTAAAGTTTTCACCGCGGACTTAGAAAGAATGGATCCAGACTTAGGACTTGCGATTTTAAAATTTAGTGATCCCAATGCATCCAAAGATCTAAAAGCAGTTACTTTTTCCAACGAGATCTTTTTGCCTGGGACTGGTCTTGTGATGGAAAGTAAAGACCAAAGGAACCTTGAAGAAAAAAAAATCAGAATGATCCGATTGGATATGGAATCTTATTCAAGTGGTTATGTAGAACTTCCCTTTATTGAAATACAATCTGAAGAAAAATTAGATGGTGTGGGAGAACTTATCGTTGATGTAAGTTCCAGAATTCCACAAGGAATTTTATACCAATTTAAAGAAAACAATACGGGAAGAGTGATCCCTACTTTTTCGATAAAACACTTTATTGAAGGGAAAAATTTTCCGTTCAAAGGATTTCGATTCAAACCGTTAATTGACAGTGCCACTAGAAATTATTATGGATTGAGAAAGGACGATTTAGGTGTTCTAGTTGCAGAAATTTACCCTGGTTCCCCTGCTGAAGGAATTTTACAATTGGAAGATGTTTTATTAGAAGTTTCTAATTTTAGGATTGATCCAAAAGGTTATTTTGATCACCCAAAGTTTGGGAAACTCAATGTTTCCTATTTGTTTCATAACACAAATGATTCTGATTCCCCTTCTGGTAAAAAAATCAAACTTAAAGTGTTTCGAAACAAAAAACCTGTTTCTCTTGAATTAGATTTAAAACCAATTTCTGAATCCTCCATTCGAATTCCTTATGGAAATTCTAGATTCCAAACACCCAAATATCTAATGTTAGCCGGAATGATCTTCCAAGAACTATCGGAACAGTATTTAACAGAACATGGAAATCAATGGAGAAATCGAGTTAGTAAAGAACTTCTGTATTTAAATGATTTTTATCGTATCAAAAGAAATTCAAACGAAGGAAAAGTAGTTTTTTTATCACAAGTATTACCACTATCAGGAAATAAAGCTTACCATACAGCTCAGCAGATGATCCTAAAAACAGTTAATGGAAATCAGATCCAATCTTTGGAACAATTACAATCTTTAATCAAAGGAACGACTACTCCTTTCATTCACTTTGTGATGTCAGACGGGTTTGAATTGATCTTTAAAAAAGAAGAAATCCAATCATTAAACGCAGAGGCAAAACAAAGTTTTCAAATTCCAAAGGATTCTAATTTTTAG
- a CDS encoding AZOBR_p60025 family cell surface glycopolymer formation protein — MLLKRFTPIFLFFNSRQWLTVLSFVLIWGLSTFAYWKKYEWNPSSMVNFGYEFALQNQKETPEKAILFKGESGDLGAGYDGQIFYYFSRPLSEFHLNWPKGFDESYRAPRIGYPLLIALFGFFGKSAAIFGMYFWNICLTLVSYFYLRKLLNEETKPYAILYLLSPFALGSYYVLVSDSVMVSILIIAYYYYVKENFIPFVLLSSLAILTKEPALFLLFPLGLAAVFRRDWKRIIVVGLVLVIPVCWHLYLAYRFPNWRPGRLTDFILPLEGLISYMESIWRLITSGTNWKDLARLLSRFPLVVLFFLGLFLPFTGQIRKGWEFRISFLLIMFMVGTAGYYHFWSVYENVSRMFTLSIPILLLLINADKTVRNQEYILVTLFILGLFFVKVLLVSKQLGYQVGF, encoded by the coding sequence ATGCTTTTAAAACGATTCACCCCGATTTTTTTATTTTTTAATTCAAGACAATGGCTTACAGTTTTGTCTTTCGTTTTGATTTGGGGATTGAGTACGTTCGCTTACTGGAAAAAATACGAATGGAATCCTAGTTCTATGGTAAATTTTGGTTATGAGTTTGCATTGCAAAACCAAAAAGAAACTCCAGAGAAGGCCATCTTATTCAAAGGGGAATCAGGAGATTTGGGTGCAGGTTACGATGGTCAAATTTTTTATTATTTTTCAAGACCACTTTCTGAGTTTCATCTGAATTGGCCAAAGGGTTTTGATGAATCATACCGCGCACCAAGAATAGGTTATCCTTTGTTAATTGCTCTATTCGGTTTTTTTGGAAAATCTGCCGCAATCTTTGGGATGTATTTTTGGAATATTTGCCTTACTTTAGTTTCTTATTTTTATTTACGTAAACTTCTCAATGAAGAAACAAAACCATATGCAATTTTGTACCTCTTAAGCCCATTTGCATTGGGGAGTTATTATGTTTTAGTTAGTGATTCTGTAATGGTTTCCATATTAATCATTGCTTATTACTACTATGTAAAAGAAAATTTTATCCCTTTTGTACTTCTATCTAGTTTAGCAATCCTTACGAAAGAACCTGCTTTGTTTTTGTTATTCCCCTTGGGTCTTGCTGCAGTATTTCGCAGAGATTGGAAACGGATCATAGTAGTTGGATTGGTCCTTGTCATTCCTGTTTGTTGGCATTTGTATTTGGCATATCGTTTCCCAAACTGGCGACCGGGTCGCCTAACTGATTTTATTTTACCTTTGGAAGGTTTAATTTCTTATATGGAATCCATTTGGCGGTTGATAACCAGCGGGACCAATTGGAAAGATTTGGCTCGGTTGTTATCTCGTTTCCCATTGGTAGTATTATTTTTTCTAGGATTGTTTTTGCCATTTACTGGGCAAATTCGAAAAGGATGGGAATTTCGAATTTCATTTTTACTGATTATGTTTATGGTGGGGACAGCTGGGTATTATCATTTTTGGTCAGTATATGAAAATGTATCTCGAATGTTTACGCTTTCTATTCCGATTTTGTTATTGTTGATCAATGCAGATAAAACAGTTCGAAACCAAGAATATATTTTAGTAACTTTGTTTATTCTTGGCTTGTTTTTTGTAAAGGTGCTACTGGTCTCAAAACAATTAGGTTACCAAGTCGGATTCTAA